Proteins found in one Candidatus Krumholzibacteriia bacterium genomic segment:
- the truB gene encoding tRNA pseudouridine(55) synthase TruB, with the protein MHFDDRVFLIDKPQGLTSFGAVRRLRRAARVQKAGHSGSLDPNATGLLVLCTGVATRLAGLFVDFPKEYEGRVRFGTATDSHDAAGEVIASAPVPALAASQVEEALQRFAGEIDQTPPMVSALKHQGRRLYEIARAGGEVERQPRRVRVHSIALRALGTDYADIHLRCGRGCYVRSIAHDLGQALGVPAHLEALRRTAVGPFALAEASSLEALETALAAAAGTASPPPAGVLALPAALRSFPALTVRAPFEAALRHGAQPELRALVEVPRLSGPHRLLSADGQRLLAMAQVDGKKQWARVRLLRVFPEPVRVDAGGEAA; encoded by the coding sequence ATGCATTTCGACGACCGGGTCTTCCTCATCGACAAGCCTCAAGGCCTGACCTCTTTCGGTGCGGTGCGCCGGTTGCGCCGCGCCGCCCGGGTGCAGAAGGCCGGACACAGCGGCAGCCTGGATCCGAATGCCACCGGGTTGCTCGTCCTCTGCACCGGGGTCGCCACCCGGCTCGCCGGGCTCTTCGTCGACTTCCCCAAGGAATACGAAGGTCGCGTGCGCTTCGGCACCGCCACGGATTCTCACGATGCCGCGGGGGAGGTCATCGCCAGCGCGCCGGTGCCGGCGCTCGCGGCCAGCCAGGTGGAGGAGGCGCTGCAGCGCTTCGCCGGCGAGATCGACCAGACCCCGCCCATGGTTTCAGCGCTGAAGCACCAGGGGCGCCGGCTCTACGAGATCGCCCGTGCCGGTGGGGAAGTGGAGCGGCAGCCGCGGCGCGTCCGGGTGCACAGTATCGCTCTCCGCGCTCTCGGGACCGACTACGCCGACATCCACCTCCGCTGCGGGCGCGGTTGCTACGTGCGCAGCATCGCTCACGATCTCGGCCAGGCGCTCGGCGTTCCGGCGCACCTGGAGGCGCTGCGCCGAACCGCCGTCGGCCCCTTCGCTCTGGCCGAAGCATCGAGCCTGGAAGCCCTGGAAACAGCCCTGGCCGCGGCAGCCGGCACGGCTTCGCCGCCCCCCGCCGGCGTGCTGGCGCTGCCGGCGGCGCTCCGCTCCTTCCCGGCCCTCACGGTCCGCGCTCCCTTCGAAGCCGCATTGCGACACGGTGCCCAGCCGGAGCTACGGGCGCTGGTGGAGGTGCCGCGCCTTTCCGGTCCGCACCGGTTGCTCTCCGCCGATGGCCAACGCCTCCTGGCCATGGCACAGGTGGACGGCAAGAAGCAGTGGGCGCGCGTGCGTTTGCTGCGCGTCTTCCCGGAGCCGGTGCGCGTCGACGCAGGGGGAGAAGCGGCGTGA
- a CDS encoding bifunctional riboflavin kinase/FAD synthetase: protein MKVYANFPHELPAAPRYSVVSVGVFDGLHRGHQRILAAALEGAPAGAVAVVTFDPHPRAVLGPPKRARLLSPLPERLELLGSYPLGAVAVLRFDQQLARMSYVDFVRDFLCTGLGARRLVLGYNVSLGHERQGNQERLRELGGVLGFEVRSVPAFEIGGAPVSSTRIRHLLDAGNVEAAAELLGRPYALQGTVVRGSGRGRAIGIPTANLQLSAEKLVPARGVYAARVGIEGRLHAGALNIGVVPTFVEEGTQSVEVHILDFDGDLYGAGLRLECIARLRDERKFSGPEALVAQIRQDIAQARAACAQLD, encoded by the coding sequence GTGAAGGTCTACGCCAACTTCCCGCACGAGCTGCCCGCAGCACCGCGTTACTCGGTGGTCTCCGTGGGCGTCTTCGACGGCTTGCATCGCGGTCACCAGCGCATCCTAGCGGCCGCCCTCGAGGGAGCGCCGGCCGGGGCCGTCGCCGTGGTCACCTTCGATCCGCACCCCCGCGCGGTGCTGGGGCCGCCGAAGCGGGCGCGCTTGCTGAGTCCGCTGCCGGAGCGACTCGAGCTCCTCGGCAGCTATCCCCTCGGCGCCGTGGCGGTGCTCCGTTTCGACCAGCAGCTGGCGCGCATGTCCTACGTGGACTTCGTCCGCGACTTCCTCTGTACCGGATTGGGAGCCCGCCGTCTCGTTCTCGGCTACAACGTGAGTCTGGGACATGAAAGACAAGGAAACCAGGAACGCCTGCGGGAGCTGGGCGGCGTCCTCGGCTTCGAAGTGCGCTCGGTGCCGGCCTTCGAGATCGGCGGCGCGCCGGTGAGCAGCACCCGCATCCGCCATCTCCTCGACGCCGGCAACGTCGAAGCCGCCGCCGAGCTCCTCGGCCGGCCCTATGCGCTGCAGGGCACGGTGGTGCGCGGCAGCGGCCGCGGGCGGGCCATCGGCATCCCCACCGCGAATCTGCAGCTGTCGGCGGAGAAGCTCGTCCCGGCGCGGGGAGTCTACGCGGCACGCGTCGGCATCGAGGGGCGGCTGCACGCGGGGGCGCTCAACATCGGCGTCGTGCCCACCTTCGTCGAGGAGGGAACCCAATCGGTGGAGGTCCACATCCTCGATTTCGACGGCGATCTGTACGGTGCCGGCCTCCGGCTCGAGTGCATCGCCCGCCTGCGAGACGAGCGGAAGTTCAGCGGGCCGGAGGCTCTGGTGGCCCAGATCCGCCAGGACATCGCCCAGGCCAGAGCGGCCTGTGCGCAGCTCGATTGA
- the rpsO gene encoding 30S ribosomal protein S15, whose translation MALSKDNKRQVIEKFKLHEHDSGSPEVQIALLTERIRSLTEHFKVHKNDHHSRRGLLKMVGQRRRLLDYLKNKNVEHYKMLIKELELRR comes from the coding sequence ATGGCTCTATCGAAGGACAACAAGCGGCAGGTGATCGAAAAGTTCAAGCTCCACGAGCACGACTCGGGCTCTCCCGAGGTCCAGATCGCTCTACTCACCGAGAGAATCCGGAGTTTGACCGAGCACTTCAAGGTCCACAAGAACGACCACCACTCGAGGCGTGGACTCCTGAAGATGGTCGGCCAGCGGCGCCGGCTGCTGGACTATCTGAAAAACAAGAACGTCGAGCACTACAAGATGCTCATCAAGGAGCTCGAGCTCCGTCGCTAG